The following are from one region of the Melitaea cinxia chromosome 7, ilMelCinx1.1, whole genome shotgun sequence genome:
- the LOC123655210 gene encoding uncharacterized protein LOC123655210 yields MGRFFGALIDKYSKTPGPRNEVDRITTVGLLYQRIFGQQVLDSKWTWKKYFVHQLIILAVFVYVFFGTLERIRSTDDVDLVAEACYTFVMIIMFSLKMLLFINNRFTFRELYVTAKTKLFAVIQADSSAQVDNALKTGKRIVYLLISMVLIPCFIFELMVLWNYINGKRILLSRGTVTLMPMSSPYFEIAWFIHSICLFQISTTIILDMWFVLLVYLLCCASDSLAKILLVQPKGKTESRLSYSNRLNSSLRTFYKIHTDHVQYTKALSNMYKWLAFVPLCNAAMCVCIILLLMSKEINWKFAPNLMPMFAEIFVYNWFGEKIKNKADDLYNNVINFDWTNLKLKDKKNYYIITKYMNKEVGIKTAIGYDLSLITMTAVLKVSYQTFTVLQSMDK; encoded by the exons ATGGGCAGGTTTTTTGGAGCACTAATCGATAAGTACTCAAAAACCCCCGGGCCTAGAAACGAAGTTGACAGAATTACAACAGTAGGACTTTTATATCAGCGAATATTCGGTCAACAAGTACTCGACTCGAAATGGAcgtggaaaaaatattttgtacaccAGTTAATAATTCTAgctgtgtttgtgtatgttttttttgGAACCCTTGAACGTATAAGGTCAACGGACGATGTCGATCTCGTAGCTGAAGCCTGCTACACGTTCGTCATGATCATCATGTTTTCGTTGAAGATGTTACTTTTCATCAACAATCGGTTCACTTTTAGGGAACTTTATGTGACAGCTAAAACCAAACTCTTCGCTGTCATTCAAGCTGATTCAAGCGCCCAGGTCGATAATGCTTTGAAAACCGGTAAAAGAATTGTTTATTTGCTCATATCAATGGTACTCATACCCTGTTTTATCTTCGAGCTAATGGTTTTATGGAATTATATTAACGGTAAAAGAATCTTGCTATCCAGAGGGACGGTAACTTTAATGCCGATGAGTTCCCCGTATTTTGAGATTGCGTGGTTTATTCACAGTATATGTTTGTTTCAAATATCAACAACTATTATACTTGACATGTGGTTCGTTCTACTGGTCTACTTATTGTGTTGCGCAAGTGATAGTTTGGCGAAAATTTTATTGGTACAACCCAAAGGTAAAACTGAGAGTCGCTTGTCTTATTCAAATCGTTTAAATAGTAGTCTGCGAACATTCTACAAGATTCATACTGACCACGTACa GTACACGAAAGCGTTAAGTAACATGTACAAGTGGCTAGCGTTTGTTCCACTTTGCAACGCTGCGATGTGTGTTTGCATTATTTTGCTTTTGATGAGTAAG gaaatAAACTGGAAATTCGCTCCTAATCTAATGCCGATGTTCGCAgaaatttttgtatacaattgGTTtggagaaaaaattaaaaataag GCAGACGATCTCTATAATAACGTGATTAATTTCGATTGGACAAACTTGAAGTTgaaggataaaaaaaattattatattattacaaaatatatgaataaagaaGTTGGTATCAAAACAGCGATTGGATATGATTTGTCCTTAATTACTATGACTGCG gtccTAAAAGTCAGCTACCAAACATTTACCGTATTGCAATCTATGGACAAGTAA